The following coding sequences lie in one Arabidopsis thaliana chromosome 3, partial sequence genomic window:
- a CDS encoding SMAD/FHA domain-containing protein (SMAD/FHA domain-containing protein; FUNCTIONS IN: molecular_function unknown; INVOLVED IN: biological_process unknown; LOCATED IN: cellular_component unknown; EXPRESSED IN: 24 plant structures; EXPRESSED DURING: 14 growth stages; CONTAINS InterPro DOMAIN/s: SMAD/FHA domain (InterPro:IPR008984); Has 13742 Blast hits to 8952 proteins in 462 species: Archae - 7; Bacteria - 1954; Metazoa - 5288; Fungi - 1773; Plants - 718; Viruses - 188; Other Eukaryotes - 3814 (source: NCBI BLink).), producing MNTKSLCESEETTMEIEGEDGTKLFLKTGVKDVFGRGAGFNTEDLTVSRRHVSLVFKPAAAGTEPSDMVSFEVLGRNPVWIRAVEKGKKIQTLRKPETGEIATGDQFCVSGNHPIWFTLKRRDEVMEERALDHGEIELNIDPVKEFGFLVIGKEFDQYPKSRVRDIKQWEWFLEDSTNGNSDGDEDGDKKGRKGLGKKRRRKKGNEDDDWSVESDEDKELMVKSKRVVTPTYSTRSKKTKKDSNASSSSSNGAQTKQRGRADVEEEDDDDETLGGFIVSDEEAKLEEEEEEEDESDVDDEEDEDEEEEE from the exons atgaacACAAAAAGTCTCTGTGAAAGTGAAGAAACCACCATGGAAATCGAAGGCGAAGACGGCACGAAGCTCTTCCTGAAGACCGGAGTTAAGGATGTATTCGGAAGAGGAGCGGGATTCAACACCGAAGACCTAACAGTGTCACGCCGCCATGTTTCACTCGTATTCAAACCCGCCGCCGCCGGAACCGAACCGTCCGATATGGTTTCCTTCGAGGTTCTCGGGAGGAATCCAGTCTGGATAAGGGCCGTTGAAAAGGgcaaaaagattcaaactttgaGGAAACCCGAGACTGGAGAAATCGCCACCGGCGATCAATTTTGTGTATCGGGTAATCACCCCATTTGGTTCACTTTGAAGAGACGCGATGAAGTTATGGAGGAGCGAGCATTGGATCATGGTGAAATCGAATTGAATATTGATCCTGTTAAAG AGTTTGGATTTCTTGTGATTGGGAAAGAATTTGATCAGTATCCAAAGAGTAGGGTGCGTGACATAAAGCAATGGGAATGGTTTTTAGAGGATTCCACTAATGGAAATAGCGATGGTGATGAAGATGGAGATAAGAAGGGAAGGAAGGGATTagggaaaaagagaagaaggaagaaagggaatgaggatgatgattgGAGTGTGGAAAGTGATGAAGATAAAGAGTTGATGGTGAAATCAAAAAGAGTTGTGACTCCTACTTACTCGACTAGATccaagaagacgaagaaagattcaaacgctagtagtagtagtagtaatgGTGCTCAAACTAAACAGCGTGGAAGAGCAGATgtcgaggaagaagatgatgatgatgaaacatTGGGAGGTTTCATTGTTAGTGATGAAGAAGCTaagttagaagaagaagaagaagaagaagacgaatcagatgtagatgatgaagaagatgaagacgaagaagaagaagaataa